The window GGAGATGACCCTGGCGCCGGCTCTGTCGAGCTGAGCGACGGTGGCGGTCGCTTTCAGCTTGCCGACCGACAGGAACGCGTCGATCATCCTCCGGGCGACCTCCTCCCCCTTCTCCTCTCCCTCAATGACAGCCACCGCGGTCGGGCCTGCTCCGCTGATGGTGCACCCCAGCGCTCCGGCTTCGAGAGCGGCGGCCTTCACCGCGGTCATGCCCGGTATCAGGGGCGCCCTGGTGGGCTCAACGATGAAGTCAGACGACATCGCGGAGCCGATGAGGGCGGCGTCACCCTGcagcacgccggcgacgagcgcggcggCCTGGCTGGAGTTGCGGACATGGTGGCCCATGGCGATGTTCTTGGGCAGCGCGGCGCGCATCTTGCTCGTCGGCGCCTCGAAGTCCGGGGTGACGAGCACGAAGCAGAGGCGGAGCGCCGGCGGGCAGGGCAGCGAGACGAGGCAGAAGGGGTCGTAGCTCCGCACCATGACGAAGCCGCCGAGGATGGCCGGCGCGATGTTGTCGGCGTGGAAGCCGCTGACGGCCTTCTCGGAGTCGAGGCCGGCGAGCACGAGGGCGTCGCGGGGGAGCAGGGAGCCGAAGAGCGCGTCGAcggccttggcggcggcggcggcggaggcggcggaggagccgAGGCCGGAGCCGAGCGGCAGGCCCTTGGCGAGGCTGAGGGAGACGCCGTGGGAGCGGACGCCGAGGGCCCGcagcgcggcgacggcggcgatgccCGCGCAGTTGCGGAGCGGGTCGCGGGAGAGGCGGTCGGCGAGGCGCGGGCGGGACGGGGAGGTGATGGCGGAGATGGCGACCGCGCCGGCgggcagcgaggggtcgagggtggCGGTGACGGTGTCGCCGAGGGAGAGCGAGGCGTCGGCGACCGCGCAGCCGAGGAAGTCGAAGCCCGGGCCGAGGTTGGCCACCGTCGCCGGCGCGAACGCCGTGGCGGAGCGGAAGGCCGGGGGCGGGTCGGCAGATGAGGTGGCTCTGAGCTTGGTCGAGATGCGGAGGGAGAGGAGCGTGGGCTTGTGGGCGCGGGCGGAGGGGAAGGAGGAGGGCCCGgtggccggagccgccgccgccgccattgtgGGGGGTGGCTGGGCTGGTGCGCGCGTGGGTGGGGGTGGGTGGGGTTTGGGGGAAAAAGGTTTGACCTTTGCGGGCGCGCACGGGGCGGGGCGGGCTTGGGCTTTGGGTGGGAACACTACCTCCAACTCCAAGAGTGGCTGACAGTTGTGGCCCGTCCGCCAATCTGcaccacgaccaccaccaccaaccggcgatggcgacggcgacggccgtGCTCCTCCTGGTCGCCGCCGTGCAGCCGGTCGTGCGCGACGCTCAACTGCGACTGTGAGCCCCCTGATCCGGTCGATTTCTTTGTGATCTTAGCATGGTCTGACCATGGATGGGGTGGCAGCGGTATGGCAAGTTGTGCGGCGTGGGGTGGTCGACAAGAAAGGTACCTCCTGCATACATCATCCCCTTTAGCTTCAGAAAGAAGAGAATGGCATCTGGATCCATGGCCGCCATGAACATCATCACATGTACTCCTAGTCACGATTGATAAGATGAGCCAGCTCTACCCTGCTTTGTCATTTGGTAATGGCAATACCATACTACCATACCTTCGATACAAGTAATTCGCTCCTATGAAGCAGGGTCTCTGTTCAATCTGAAAAACAAGCCGTGTCTCTGCTGAAACACAGCTTAGTCTGAATGAATCGGGACAATCCACAGTGCACAGTTGAAGAGTCGCATGGATGGGCAGTTACTCAACTGCATGGAGGACCTCACTTGGGTGGCACTTTTTTCACCTTGAAATAGCAGATGACCCCGAACAGATTAATCGGTGCATTCCCGCACATTCCTATcatcatgttgcttcatttatctTGAGCAGGTTCGCtgctacatgcatgcatgcatgaaacataaccAAATTGTGATGCTTTCGCGCTGCCCAAGCCGTTTGTTTATCTGACCATCTGTACTCTGAATCCTCAATCtcatgtttttcttttcttttcttttttgtgcaTGAATGTAAATTGATCAGGTCTGATGAGCATCAAATGCCACGACAAGTTCAAGAACTGCTTGAGGAAAGTGAACAAGGATGGCAAGGTCGGCTTCTCCAAGAAATGCCCGTATAAACTGGCTATGGCGACGATGACTCAGGGGATGGACATGGCGATCATGCTCAGCCAGTTGGGCAGCCACAAACTGGAACTGTAGCACAAGTACTCGCCACATTCATTGCTCGGTTGATAAAAGGTTGACTGACTTCCTTTGATGATCATACTGTAATTGTACTTCTGTTGGTAaaatcgtactccctccgtttcaaattacttgtcgtgattttagttcaaatttgagctAAAACCACGCcgtgtaatttggaacggagggagtattgtttTGGGCAGCCGTAGAGGTAAATTTAGGTTgcctgggccttttcttttttgggTAAACAAAGTTCTTGTTCAATTGAATTGAAATCTCGTCGTTCTCCAGTTCGAGAATATCTCTTTCTTCTTGGCATCGTCTGATTGTGGTCTGCTGGCATTATTGTTTTTCTTGTTATATTTCTGCTCCTTGGGTCATTGAAATACACAAGATTGCTAAAATAGCAAAGATAAAGATACCCAATAATTAATTTACATTGAGGAAGGTGTTGATAGATCATTCAGATATTATTAGCCCCATATATAGTTTCAAACAAACAAATAATTATTGCaccaaaataattaaataaataaaagtgGTTCTACTACTCTGAATTAAACCGTATGCATATGATGCCACCAAGAAatgtatactactactactacgttTTAGAGGATAGAGTCTACTATGTAGGCGTCAAGACGTTTGGACTTGTGCTTGACCATCCGGAGCCTCGATCCTTCTCGCACCACCTCCACGCCGGTGAGCAGGTCCACCGTGTCGACACGCTCCTCGCCACTGCCCCATCCGTCCGTTTCCATGATGTTGAAGCTCCTGTGGATGCAGAACTTGCCATCCCCGAGATACACCATGCTGCGGTCCTGCTCGTGCCATCCCGATGGTGGGTCGATTTCGATCCACGCATGGCGCAGCGCCGGGGCCGACTTGTCCATCCTCATAATGCCGGAGACGTCCACGGCGATGAAGCGTGAGTGTACGCCGAAGGTTGTATTCTCGAAGCCGAACAGGAGACCGTTACCGAGCTCGGGGACGTGCTGGGCGCGGGACCAGAATGGCAACTTGCAGTCGCTGGCCTTGGTCCACTCGCCGGTTCTCGTGTCGAAGCAGTAGGTGCCGCGGAGGGGGGTGAGATGTGGCCGTTCGTCATGGGGACCGGTGTTGAAGGAGACGCAGatggtgttgttgctgttgctgctgctagaGGCACCCTCCTCGCCGCCATGGCCTTGGTGGACCAACGCATAGGACTCAACGGAGATGGGGCCGCAGCCGGCAATGGGCGGCAGAGGGAGCTTACGCCAGTGCCACACGCGCCTGTCCCTATGAAGGTGGTCGCGGTACCAGTCGTTATCCATGAACTTGCTTGGCGATGGCGGGTCGGGGTCGCCGTAGACCAAGGCCTCAAAGTTGTGGCCCATGCAGTCCATGACGTAGAGCGCGTCGGGGCGGTCAGGGTCATGGGCCGCATCGAGATCGTCCTCGGCGGCGGCAGTGGTGTTGGTGACGCAGAGGGAGACCGGGTTCCACCATGGATCTGGCTTGTAACTGAGGCTGGGCATCATCTCTATGGTGGAGGCCTCGATGTCGTAGAGCGAGGCCTTGCCATTGCCGTCGACGCAGAGGATCCTCTCCTCGCCCTCGCCGGTCCTGGTGGTGCCGTAGAAAGGCAAGACGTCGAAGATGTTGACGCCGCGGCCGATTTTAGGGGAGGTCTTGAACCTGAGTTTGGGCTTGGGCAGCTGCAGGAGGCCGTCGTACTTGTCCTCCGCCGTGCTCGAGCTCTCGTCCTCCTCCTTCTCAACTGTATTGGCCGCCGGCGTGCTCCccttggccttggccttgggcGGTCGTTGGATTTGGTGCTGCTGCGCCTCGGCCGTGGTGGGGTAGAAGAGGTGCTTCCTCGGGTTGATGATGCGGCTCAGCGACCCTCCCAAGTATTTGTCCGTCACCACGTTCAAGAACCGCCGTGCCTTCATCTCTTCCGGCGATCTATCGACCACGCGACGGCTAGGTCAGGGAGACCTCCTCCTTGGCGCCTTCAGCGCCCGCTGCGTCGCTTGACTGGGCCAGGCCCAGCTACGCTCGCTCGCTAGCTCCTCCTGCTAGCCCGCTTGCTGCCTCCCAGCGCTCAGTCGATCGCTGCGCCTCGCCGCTCGCTGGATCGCTGGCTCCTGCTCGATTGCTTTTTTTTTCTGTCGCTAAATTgctacggtatgtattcattttctTAGGGAAAAAACAACCAGTTGGATACAATATGTATTCTTTTTCttaggaaaaagttcatcgaattttacaaaaagttcatcgaatttgaggaAAAACCATTGAATTTGAAAATAACTCattaaatttcaaaaaagttcatcaaaactgaaaaaaaacatgaaatttgaaaaaagttcttcgaatttgaaaaaagttcatccaattttaaaaaagttcgtccgatttaaaaaaagttcatcgactttgaaaaaagTTCGTTGGATTTTAAAAAAGTACTGTAGCAGGCACAGAGGGCGCCGAATAGGATTTGCCTAGGTCAGGCTCTTCTCCATCGATGTCACCAACGTAGTAAGCACGAATATGGCTTTGTGGACAGCCGGCCCATAACTAAGTGGCAGGCTTATCATCAGCACGGGCCGGcctcctttcttttcttttcacaAAGGAAAAAAACAAATCTACAAATTATTATGCTCATCCTTCTCTCCTTTCGTCTCCTTCGTTTTGCCTCCCGGTTGcatcatgtatatatatatacatataagtAAAACAATGTACTTTCCGTTGCGCGATTAATGCAAAGGGTTGCCGTGGACACTTTTCTGGATTGTTGCAAGCACTACTTGCatctagcatcaagttagtgctagatacatccatttgaaagACAAACTTTGGACGTAGGGAGTAGTATCTGATTTTGTGACTTGGCATTTTGTTGTAAACATAGTTATTGTCATATGATAGTTTAATCAATCTTTAACCATTAATTCTCCAATTTGAGAATGTCTCATTCACCTTAGTATCGGTCTAATTGTGGTCTGCGTCTATATATTGTTGTTCTTCTTGTTATTTCTCCGCTCCCTGGGCCATTAACATACACAAGAATTGCTAAAATTGCCAAGATGAAGATACACACTGATGAATTTATACTTGGGGAAGTTGTTCGTAGATCACACGGTTATCATTAGCCCCCTAATTTGCAACGGACGGACAATTATtctatcaaaatgaataaaagagttTCCATGATGCAGAACCTGCCATCCCCAAGGTACACCATGTTAAGGTCTTGCTTGTCCCATCTCAGCAGACCCACGTGTGTTATAGTGACGGGGTCGACCCGCCTCACGCCGCAAAACCCACGTGTGGTATAAGCCCATCTTCTCAAAACCAAACACGAGGTTGTCACCAAGCTCGATCGGGGACATGTAGAGCATGGGAACACAATGACAACATCTAATTGCCAGCCTTGGGGCCGACCGTTCATCTAAGCTTCTGTGGATGCAGAACCTGCCGTCCCCGAGGTACACCGCGCTGTAGTGCTGCAGGTCCCATCTCGGTGGTGGATCAATGTCAACCCACGCGTGTCGCAACACTGGGGCCGATCCGTCCATCCTCATAGCGTCAGTGACGTCCACGACGCAGAAGCGACGTGATTGTACAGATAGGCCAGTCTTCTGGAAGCCAAACAGGAGGCCCTCACCAAGCTCGGGGACGTGCAACGCACGGTACGAGAATGGCAGCATCCAATGGCCGGCCTTGGCCCACTTACCGGTGCCGGTATCAAAGCAGTAGGTGTCGCCGGTCGCGGTAGACTTATATCCCAACCGTTCACGATAGGAATCACTGTTGAATGAGACACAGATGGTGCTACTGTTGTTGAAGGCGTTCTCATTGTTTGCTGTGGCCGTTGAGCAGCGCGTATGACTCGACGAAGATGGAACCACCGCCTCTGTCGTTGACCACGATGGGCGGCGGAGGGAGTGGGCGCCGGTGCCACACCCATCTGTTTCTATCTATGAAATCCATGTACTCGCATGGCGGCGGCGGGTCGGGGTCGCTGTAGACGAGGGCCTCGAAGCTGCGGCCCTCACGGTCCATGACGTAGAGCGCGTCTGGGTGATCGGGGTCATGGGCGGTGTCAAGCTGGGCAGGGTCGGCGGTGGCATCGGTGGAGTGGGTGACGCAGAGGGAGACGGGGTCCCACCCCTTGGGCTTGTCGAGGCTGGGCATAATCTCGATGATGCCGGTGTCGGCGCCGCAGAGCACGGCCTTGCCGTTGCCGTCGACGCCGAGGATCCTTTCCTCGCCCCTTCCACTGCCGGTGCGGCCgtagaaaggcaagaagtttgtaagacaataagttttggggaaccagcacaaccctctaggggtggcttatctcattatgtataatggttgtgttacaatatgtaccatatacgtacataggtacagaagctatacatagtctaacaccctccctcaatcttagccactttctaaagaactgagaagggtaagattgcgcctacaagcctcaaactgtggcagcggtaaaggcttagtgaagatgtctgcaagttgatccttaaatgagataaacttgatctggagttgcttctgtgatacacgttcccgtacaaagtgatagtcaacttcaatgtgtttcactcgggcatgaaatactggatttgcagaaaggtatgtagcaccgatgttatcacaccaaagaataggaggctgtggttgagacaaacccaactcctgaagcaaagactgcacccaaataatctctgcagtagcattagccacagccttgtactcagcttcagtactgctacgtgacacagtagcctgtttccgagcactccaggcgatcaaattagagccaaagaatactgcataaccccccgtggatcgcctgtcatttgggctaccagcccaatctgcatcagagaaggccgaaaggacccgagaggaagtcggccgaatatgcataccaaatgtcaggatgaactgaacataacgaagaatgcgtttaacagcagcccaatgagtatctctgggagcctgaagatactgacaaaccctgttaacagcataagagatatctggtctcgtgatcgtcaagtactgaagtccaccaacaatgctcctgtactctgtggcatccgcaggagacaaaagctcaccatcaacagctgttatcttgtcggtagacgacatgggtgtggtggtcggtttgcacttcagcatgccagctctctgtaacaactccaaggagtacttcttctgcgtaaggacaagaccagtagcacgagaagtgacctcaactccaagaaagtagtgaagctttccAAGATCTTTgatcgcaaaatcagcaccaagagagcagacaagagcatcaacagcatactgagaagagctgacaaggataatatcatcgacatataccaaaagatacatagtgacttctggcttctgtagaagaaataacgaagtgtcagcagtagacggcacaaacccatgagcacgaagggcagaggcaaggcaggCATgctaggcacgaggagcttgcttcaaaccatatagtgctttggaaagacgacagatatagtcaggacgatcaggatcagagaaaccaggcggctgtttcatataaacctcttcctccaaaaatccatgtagaaaagcattctgcacatcaagttgacaaagtgaccaaccacgagaaacaacaatggagagaagaagccgaatagtggtaggcttgacgacaggactgaaggtgtcctcatagttaagaccatgacgctgccgaaaaccgcgagcaacaagtcgtgctttgtaacgctcaatagatccatccgaatgcttcttcactttgaatacccattttgagtcaataacatttacccgtggtggtggaggaacgagagtccatgtcttgttacgaagaagagcatgaaactcctgctccatagcctctcgccaatgtggaatgcgcagggcagcctgatatgagcgaggctcagaagatggatccgcaacagcagcagccaaacaagcagccaaccaagcaaccgtaccatccttatgttccttaggtttgaaaatgccactgcgactgcgtgtatgtggtcgggacacaggaaccaccgaggtcgacggagcagcctgcaacgggctggaggacggcgacgttgacgagtcagccggtgacgaggagccagtcacggtagcctcggactcggttggcgaagaaggccgacccaccggcgaaaccggcagagcagacgaagcagctggcgactccggcatcacagaccgggccgatggcgagctcggcatagtgggccgtggcgcggccggtgtcgcgggccgatccactgatgaaggcgacgtgaggacccgagccgcgggcgaagacggcgtgacgggccgagccgcaggcgaagacggcgtgacgggccgagccgcgggcgactcggcggccgctggcgaaacggaccgagcagtggagatgctcggcgcgacgggctcgtcgggtgaccatgcatgggcacgcgaatcgatgccatgcaacatagggcgatcgacgtgcccaccagaagacgacgatgatgatggtgaatcctccaacagctccaaacgagctccacgtccggttcctgcaccatggttaggtaacagcaaaggagagtatgcaacatcatcaaattggtcagaagcaacagaggatgagtgcagggatggtggttcgacagtggacacaggaaggttggcaaagggaaaaacatgctcatcaaacacgacgtcccgagatatatatacacgattagtgggaacatgaagacatttgtaacctttatgaagagagctatagccaagaaaaacacacttcttagaacgaaactcaagcttgcgcttgttatatggacgaagatgcggccatcaagcacacccaaataccttgagaaaggtataatcaggttgttcattaaggagaacctcaatagagtcttcatgtttaaaacacgagtaggagtacggttgatgagaaagcatgcagtggtgaaagcatcactccaaaaccgaaacggaacagatgcatgggccaaaagagtaagaccagcttcaacaatatgacgatgcttacgttcgactgaaccattctgctgatgtgtatgtggacatgctaaacgatgagctatcccaagcgactgaaagaaagagttgaggttgcgatactcgcccccccccccagtctgactggacatgaacaattttgtgcttgagaagacgttcaacatgtttttgaaactgaacaaaaatatcaaacacatcagatttgcgtttaataaggtaaagccaggtaaagcgact is drawn from Triticum dicoccoides isolate Atlit2015 ecotype Zavitan chromosome 6B, WEW_v2.0, whole genome shotgun sequence and contains these coding sequences:
- the LOC119325837 gene encoding homoserine kinase-like — encoded protein: MAAAAAPATGPSSFPSARAHKPTLLSLRISTKLRATSSADPPPAFRSATAFAPATVANLGPGFDFLGCAVADASLSLGDTVTATLDPSLPAGAVAISAITSPSRPRLADRLSRDPLRNCAGIAAVAALRALGVRSHGVSLSLAKGLPLGSGLGSSAASAAAAAKAVDALFGSLLPRDALVLAGLDSEKAVSGFHADNIAPAILGGFVMVRSYDPFCLVSLPCPPALRLCFVLVTPDFEAPTSKMRAALPKNIAMGHHVRNSSQAAALVAGVLQGDAALIGSAMSSDFIVEPTRAPLIPGMTAVKAAALEAGALGCTISGAGPTAVAVIEGEEKGEEVARRMIDAFLSVGKLKATATVAQLDRAGARVISTSNLE